Genomic window ([Eubacterium] hominis):
TTTAAAAGGATATACGGGTAGAGATTTTACAGAAAAAGAGTGGGATACTTTTTATCAAAATGGTAAAACAGGTTTAGCATATTCATATTCATATTTAAGTAAAGACAGCTATGGGACAAGTGAAACAAATGGTAAGGAAATAGCTTTAAGTAATCATAAATATCCAGTTAGAACATCTGGCTATGGTATATTAAAGACAAGTGAACATGCGGATAATGCGTTTGATTTTTTGTGTGAAATTAATACGGATCAAGAACTATCAGATTTATTAATTTATGGAGAAAATCCAGAGAAGAATTCAGATGGAAAAGTAGTGACAGATAAAAATTATTTTTATGGCTTGTTTATGGGTTCATTAGGAAATGATATGATTACTACGCCACAAGCAGATCAAAATGCGGATAAGAAAAACTTTGTTTTTGAGCTTGATCATAAAATAAATGTAGAGTCATTAAAACCTAATATTTTAGATTTATCAAACGTGATTGAAAAAATTGATAAAATAAATAATATTTGGAATGATTTTGATTCTATTACAGCGAATTTTAAAGTATATGACCATAAAAAGATCTCAATGGATGAAGTATTACAAATGTTTTCTGAAGAGAATAAGAAACTAAAAGAAGCTGGTATTGATGAAGTAATTGCGGAGTTACAAAAGCAGGTGGATGCATATGAGTGAGTATACGCTTGAAGTATGTGAATTGGTAAAAGATTATGGAGATAATCGTGCTTTGGATCACGTTAGTTTTACTTTGACACATGGGATATATGCATTACTTGGACCAAATGGTGCAGGAAAATCAACATTGATCAATATTCTTTGTATGCTGTTAGATGCCAATGAAGGCTGTGTAAAATTTAATGGAACAGATATAAAAAAGTGTAAAAAAGAGTATTTATCCAAGGTAGGATACATGCCACAGCAGCATTGTTTATATGAAGATTTTACATTACAAGATTATCTTTACTATATTGGCAATTTAAAAGGAATGAAAAAAGAAGCTATACGGCAACAAAGTGAAGATTTGGTAAGAAAAGTAAAATTGGAAGATGTATTTCATAAGAAGCTAAAAGGATTTTCCGGTGGAATGAAACAAAGAGCAATGTTATGTGTTGCGTTATTAAATGATCCATCAATTCTGATTCTTGATGAGCCTAGTGCTGGTCTTGATCCTTTAAAGCGAATGGAAATGCAGAAGCTGATTGCGGAATT
Coding sequences:
- a CDS encoding ATP-binding cassette domain-containing protein, encoding MSEYTLEVCELVKDYGDNRALDHVSFTLTHGIYALLGPNGAGKSTLINILCMLLDANEGCVKFNGTDIKKCKKEYLSKVGYMPQQHCLYEDFTLQDYLYYIGNLKGMKKEAIRQQSEDLVRKVKLEDVFHKKLKGFSGGMKQRAMLCVALLNDPSILILDEPSAGLDPLKRMEMQKLIAELSKDKIIIFATHVVSDVESIADEYLILKKGKLLRKETRKQLVSLLEHKVMEQEVDPLEYQKLKTNNKISNVRYDGDKMMIRIIEPKDEGKGIYVSPNINDVYLYIFDEEHVVL